In Dermatophilus congolensis, a genomic segment contains:
- a CDS encoding ATP-dependent helicase, with product MKIHYSANDIADALGRHHPTPEQAAVIEHPLESMLIVAGAGSGKTETMASRVVWLVANGLVPAESVLGLTFTRKAAGELAERITRRLTAVRAAGLWIPYNDPNTPNDSTTDNDIVAPTVSTYNAYAGRLVKEHGLRLGVEPDAGLLTEALAWQLADSCVTEYTGPMDAVEASPATVTATILSLSGQLAEHLRTPHDLDTFLTATISDLDSIELAPKKRSLPTSIRKLRAHCAAQQQLLPILADYVRRKREHSVIDFADQVQLAAQLAINFPAVAATERRRFNIVLLDEFQDTSEAQMRLLEALFARSSEEHPPPIPVVAVGDPHQSIYGWRGASATTLTRFPVLFGTHAQGTTTPAPTLPLSISWRNDQAILAAANTVAAELTQHSTVQVHKLRPRPAAGPGRIHTGRWATAEEEATGTAQWIARHWWDTAQPHPGSEPPRSGRTAAVLCRRRAQFPLIIDALRKEGLPVEVVGLGGLLMVPEITDLVALIASATDSSRSDKFMRLLAGPVCRLGVRDLDVLAAWARHRDRLMQETVGNQEAPAAETDTETKNDIPEGIDTRLEPSGLIEAVEDLPERGWKDNHGRELTLTARARLEWLARALSQVREASSQSLPEMVMTAERVLGLEVELLSRPGATPESARAQLDAFAEVVAGFAAGSATATPHALLSYLEAAADQERGLDMPAPAPMGAVNVLTVHASKGLEWDVVAVPGLVEGGFPSYPNPARVSFVGDQWQVQPPKDSAWMSDLGAIPYPLRGDANGLPQMDLRGVDSQGAQDALSDFALAGGYMRCVRKEGWHMSPIPVRWRRCLSQRRCGRGIRARG from the coding sequence GTGAAAATCCACTACAGCGCCAACGACATCGCAGACGCCCTCGGCAGACACCACCCCACCCCCGAACAAGCAGCAGTTATCGAACACCCCCTCGAATCCATGCTCATCGTCGCTGGAGCAGGATCAGGCAAAACCGAAACCATGGCCTCACGCGTCGTCTGGCTCGTCGCCAACGGACTCGTCCCCGCCGAATCCGTCCTAGGCCTCACCTTCACCCGAAAAGCAGCCGGAGAACTCGCCGAACGCATCACCCGCCGCCTCACCGCCGTCCGTGCCGCAGGACTCTGGATCCCCTACAACGACCCCAACACCCCCAACGACAGCACCACCGACAACGACATCGTCGCCCCCACCGTCTCCACCTACAACGCCTACGCAGGCCGCCTCGTCAAAGAACACGGACTACGCCTAGGCGTCGAACCCGACGCAGGACTGCTCACCGAAGCCCTCGCCTGGCAACTCGCAGACTCCTGCGTCACCGAATACACCGGCCCCATGGACGCCGTCGAAGCCAGCCCCGCCACCGTCACCGCAACAATCCTCTCCCTATCAGGCCAACTCGCCGAACACCTCCGCACCCCCCACGACCTCGACACCTTCCTCACCGCCACCATCAGCGACCTCGACAGCATCGAACTCGCCCCCAAAAAACGCAGCTTGCCCACCTCTATACGAAAACTGCGCGCACACTGCGCCGCACAACAACAACTCCTGCCCATCCTGGCCGACTACGTCCGCCGAAAACGCGAACACTCCGTCATCGACTTCGCCGACCAAGTCCAACTCGCAGCCCAACTGGCCATCAACTTCCCCGCAGTCGCCGCCACCGAACGACGCCGCTTCAACATCGTCCTCCTCGACGAATTCCAAGACACCTCCGAAGCCCAAATGCGCCTGCTCGAAGCTCTCTTCGCCCGCTCCAGCGAAGAACACCCCCCACCCATCCCCGTCGTCGCCGTAGGCGACCCCCACCAATCCATTTACGGATGGCGCGGAGCAAGCGCAACCACCCTCACCCGATTCCCCGTCCTCTTCGGCACCCACGCACAAGGAACAACTACCCCCGCACCCACCCTGCCCCTATCCATCAGCTGGCGAAACGACCAAGCCATCCTCGCCGCAGCCAACACCGTCGCCGCTGAACTCACCCAACACAGCACCGTCCAGGTACACAAACTCCGCCCCAGACCAGCAGCAGGACCAGGCCGCATCCACACAGGACGTTGGGCCACCGCCGAAGAAGAAGCCACCGGCACCGCCCAATGGATTGCCCGCCACTGGTGGGACACCGCACAACCACACCCCGGGAGCGAACCACCCCGATCAGGGCGTACCGCCGCGGTGCTATGCCGCCGCCGAGCACAATTCCCCCTCATCATCGATGCACTCCGCAAAGAAGGACTTCCGGTAGAGGTAGTGGGACTAGGAGGGCTACTCATGGTCCCCGAAATCACCGACCTCGTAGCGCTGATCGCCTCCGCGACTGACTCATCGCGATCTGACAAATTCATGCGACTTCTTGCCGGACCGGTATGCCGACTCGGGGTACGCGACCTCGACGTATTAGCTGCCTGGGCACGACACCGAGACCGTCTTATGCAGGAAACCGTAGGTAACCAGGAGGCACCCGCCGCAGAAACAGATACAGAAACAAAAAACGACATCCCAGAAGGTATCGACACTCGCCTGGAGCCCTCAGGGCTGATCGAAGCTGTCGAAGATCTTCCAGAACGAGGATGGAAAGACAACCACGGCCGTGAATTGACCTTGACAGCTCGTGCTCGTCTGGAGTGGCTAGCACGTGCGCTGAGCCAGGTGCGGGAGGCCTCGTCTCAATCTCTCCCAGAAATGGTGATGACTGCTGAGCGAGTGCTTGGCCTGGAAGTGGAGCTGTTGTCGCGTCCTGGTGCTACTCCAGAATCGGCGCGTGCTCAGCTAGATGCGTTCGCTGAAGTAGTCGCCGGTTTTGCCGCTGGTTCTGCCACAGCAACGCCGCATGCTCTCTTGTCGTACTTGGAGGCTGCCGCTGATCAGGAACGAGGGCTTGATATGCCTGCGCCAGCACCTATGGGAGCTGTCAATGTGTTGACTGTGCATGCCAGTAAAGGGCTGGAATGGGATGTGGTGGCGGTTCCTGGTCTTGTGGAGGGCGGGTTTCCTAGTTATCCGAATCCGGCACGGGTTTCGTTTGTTGGTGATCAATGGCAGGTGCAGCCCCCGAAAGATTCAGCGTGGATGAGTGATCTTGGTGCGATTCCCTACCCCTTGCGGGGGGATGCCAATGGGTTGCCGCAGATGGATTTGCGTGGAGTTGATTCGCAAGGTGCGCAGGATGCGTTGTCTGATTTCGCGCTCGCTGGGGGATACATGCGATGCGTGAGGAAAGAAGGTTGGCATATGTCGCCTATACCCGTGCGGTGGAGGCGTTGCTTGTCTCAACGGCGGTGTGGGAGGGGCATAAGAGCCCGCGGGTGA